A portion of the Haemophilus influenzae genome contains these proteins:
- the tolQ gene encoding protein TolQ: MTAELNFLDLFLKASIVVQLVIVILISFSIISWAIIIQRSRILTNALKEARTFEDRFWSGEDLNKLYEGLSNRRDGLTGSEQIFCVGFKEFSRLKQVNPDAPEAIIKGTMRAMNLAMNREIESLENRVPFLATVASVSPYIGLFGTVWGIMHAFMALSGAKQATLQMVAPGIAEALIATAIGLFAAIPAVMAYNRLSLRVNAIEQDYGNFIDEFTTILHRQAFGKAPH, translated from the coding sequence ATGACTGCAGAATTGAATTTTTTAGATCTTTTTCTAAAAGCAAGTATTGTTGTGCAACTGGTAATTGTGATTTTGATTTCTTTCTCAATCATATCTTGGGCAATTATTATTCAACGTAGCCGTATTTTAACGAATGCCTTAAAAGAAGCACGTACGTTTGAAGATCGTTTCTGGTCAGGAGAAGATTTAAATAAACTTTATGAAGGGCTATCTAATCGTCGCGATGGATTGACGGGCAGCGAACAAATTTTTTGCGTGGGATTTAAAGAATTTTCACGTTTAAAACAAGTAAATCCAGACGCACCTGAAGCGATTATTAAAGGCACAATGCGTGCGATGAATCTTGCGATGAACCGTGAGATTGAAAGTTTGGAAAACCGAGTTCCATTTTTAGCCACAGTGGCATCTGTTAGCCCTTATATTGGTTTATTCGGCACTGTTTGGGGTATCATGCACGCTTTTATGGCATTAAGTGGTGCAAAACAAGCAACGTTACAGATGGTAGCACCAGGTATCGCCGAAGCGTTGATTGCCACCGCAATTGGTTTATTTGCCGCAATTCCTGCAGTAATGGCTTATAACCGTTTAAGCTTACGAGTGAATGCCATTGAACAAGATTACGGTAATTTTATTGATGAATTTACGACGATTTTACACCGTCAAGCCTTTGGTAAAGCCCCTCACTAA
- the fadD gene encoding long-chain-fatty-acid--CoA ligase FadD: MEKIWFQNYPEGSEKFLDTSKYESILDMFDKAVREHPDRPAYINMGQVLTFRKLEERSRAFAAYLQNEFKLQRGDRVALMMPNLLQYPIALFGILRAGLIAVNMNPLYTPRELEHQLQDSGAVAIVVVSNFASTLEKVVFNTNVKHVILTRMGDQLSFGKRTLVNFVVKYVKKLVPKYKLPHAVTFREVLSIGKYRQYVRPEISREDLAFLQYTGGTTGVAKGAMLTHGNIITNVFQAKWIAEPFIGDHSRTRSAILALPLYHVFALTVNCLLFLELGVTAILITNPRDIEGFVKELKKYRFEAITGVNTLFNALLNNENFKEVDFSALKLSVGGGMAIQQSVATRWHELTGCNIIEGYGMTECSPLIAACPINVVKHNGTIGVPVPNTDIKIIKDDGSDAKIGEAGELWVKGDQVMRGYWQRPEATSEVLKDGWMATGDIVIMDESYSLRIVDRKKDMILVSGFNVYPNEIEDVVMLNYKVAEAVAIGVPHAVSGETIKIFVVKKDDSLTRDELRNHCRQYLTGYKVPKEIEFRDELPKTNVGKILRRVLRDEEIAKRSKH, encoded by the coding sequence ATGGAAAAAATTTGGTTTCAAAATTATCCAGAAGGTTCTGAAAAATTTCTGGATACCTCAAAATATGAATCTATTTTGGATATGTTCGACAAAGCTGTGCGCGAACATCCAGATCGCCCTGCTTACATTAATATGGGGCAAGTACTTACTTTCCGTAAATTAGAAGAACGCAGTCGTGCATTTGCCGCGTATTTGCAAAATGAATTTAAACTTCAGCGTGGCGATCGCGTGGCATTGATGATGCCAAATTTATTGCAATATCCCATCGCACTTTTTGGCATTTTGCGTGCTGGCTTAATTGCAGTAAATATGAATCCTCTTTACACACCGAGAGAATTAGAACATCAGTTGCAAGATAGTGGTGCGGTAGCGATTGTCGTGGTATCAAATTTTGCTTCTACTTTGGAAAAAGTTGTTTTCAATACCAATGTCAAACACGTTATTCTTACCCGAATGGGCGATCAACTTTCATTTGGTAAACGTACTTTAGTCAATTTTGTTGTGAAATATGTGAAAAAACTCGTGCCGAAATACAAATTACCGCACGCAGTGACGTTCCGTGAAGTATTGAGTATTGGTAAATATCGCCAATATGTTCGTCCAGAAATATCGCGTGAGGATTTAGCCTTTTTACAATACACAGGCGGCACAACAGGTGTAGCGAAAGGTGCAATGCTGACACACGGAAATATTATAACCAATGTCTTCCAAGCAAAATGGATTGCAGAGCCTTTTATTGGCGATCATTCTCGCACTCGTTCAGCTATTTTAGCCTTGCCTCTTTATCACGTATTTGCCTTAACGGTAAACTGCTTATTATTTTTGGAATTAGGCGTCACGGCGATCTTAATTACTAATCCGAGAGATATTGAAGGATTTGTGAAAGAGTTGAAAAAATACCGTTTTGAAGCGATTACTGGTGTAAATACCTTATTTAATGCTTTGTTAAATAATGAAAATTTCAAAGAAGTTGATTTTTCTGCGTTGAAACTTTCTGTGGGTGGCGGTATGGCTATTCAACAGTCTGTAGCAACACGTTGGCACGAATTAACGGGCTGTAACATCATTGAGGGGTATGGAATGACGGAGTGTTCGCCATTAATCGCCGCTTGTCCAATTAATGTTGTGAAACATAATGGTACTATTGGCGTGCCAGTGCCAAATACTGATATAAAAATCATTAAAGATGACGGTTCAGATGCAAAAATTGGCGAAGCTGGCGAATTATGGGTGAAAGGCGATCAAGTAATGCGAGGTTATTGGCAACGACCAGAAGCAACCAGTGAAGTATTAAAAGACGGTTGGATGGCAACAGGCGATATTGTCATTATGGATGAATCATATAGTTTACGCATTGTGGATCGTAAAAAAGATATGATTTTGGTTTCTGGCTTTAATGTCTATCCAAATGAAATTGAAGATGTCGTTATGCTGAATTACAAAGTGGCGGAGGCTGTGGCAATTGGTGTTCCTCACGCAGTTTCTGGCGAAACAATAAAAATCTTTGTCGTGAAAAAAGACGATAGTTTAACTCGTGATGAACTTCGCAACCATTGTCGTCAATA
- the tsaB gene encoding tRNA (adenosine(37)-N6)-threonylcarbamoyltransferase complex dimerization subunit type 1 TsaB: MQNLTLLALDTSTEACSVALLYRGEKTHINELAQRTHTKRILPMIDEILANSGLGLNQVDALAFGRGPGSFTGVRVGAGIAQGLAFGADLPVIPISNLTAMAQAAFELHQAENVVAAIDARMNEVYFSQLVREKVRSDFAEFFQWREIISEQVCSPEKAISQLQNDNAFRVGTGWAAYSQFTEKNLTGSDIELPNALYMLELARVEYLQKHTISALEIEPIYLRNEVTWKKLPGRE; encoded by the coding sequence ATGCAAAATTTAACTTTATTGGCGTTGGACACCTCTACTGAAGCCTGTTCAGTCGCTTTATTGTATCGTGGTGAGAAAACACATATTAATGAACTAGCACAACGCACACACACTAAACGAATTTTACCTATGATCGATGAAATTTTGGCAAATTCGGGTTTAGGTTTAAATCAAGTTGATGCTTTAGCTTTTGGGCGTGGGCCTGGTAGTTTTACTGGTGTTCGTGTTGGTGCGGGGATTGCACAAGGTTTAGCGTTTGGTGCGGATTTGCCTGTCATTCCTATTTCAAATTTAACCGCAATGGCACAGGCGGCATTTGAATTACATCAAGCAGAAAATGTTGTTGCCGCAATTGATGCCAGAATGAATGAAGTTTATTTTTCTCAATTAGTGAGAGAAAAAGTGCGGTCAGATTTCGCAGAGTTTTTTCAATGGCGAGAAATCATTAGCGAACAAGTTTGTTCCCCAGAAAAAGCGATTAGTCAGCTTCAAAATGATAACGCATTTAGAGTCGGGACAGGCTGGGCTGCGTATTCTCAATTTACTGAAAAAAATCTAACTGGCTCAGATATAGAATTACCTAATGCCTTATATATGTTAGAACTTGCGCGAGTAGAATACTTGCAAAAACACACAATTTCAGCTTTAGAAATAGAACCGATTTATTTGCGAAACGAGGTTACTTGGAAAAAATTACCAGGACGTGAATAA
- the ybgC gene encoding tol-pal system-associated acyl-CoA thioesterase — MLDNCFSFPVRVYYEDTDAGGVVYHARYLHFFERARTEYLRTLNFTQQTLLEEQQLAFVVKTLAIDYCVAAKLDDLLMVETEVSEVKGATILFEQRLMRDTLMLSKATVKVACVDLGKMKPVAFPKEVKAAFHHLK; from the coding sequence ATGTTGGATAATTGCTTTTCTTTTCCTGTTCGTGTGTATTATGAAGATACTGATGCAGGTGGCGTAGTGTATCACGCTCGCTATTTGCATTTTTTTGAACGAGCAAGAACAGAATATTTGCGTACATTAAATTTTACGCAACAAACCTTACTAGAGGAACAACAACTCGCATTTGTTGTCAAAACGCTCGCCATTGATTATTGCGTGGCAGCAAAATTGGATGATTTACTTATGGTGGAAACAGAGGTTTCAGAAGTAAAAGGGGCTACAATCCTTTTTGAACAGAGACTGATGCGCGACACCCTGATGTTATCAAAGGCTACTGTTAAAGTAGCCTGTGTTGATCTAGGCAAGATGAAACCTGTGGCGTTTCCCAAAGAAGTTAAAGCGGCGTTTCATCACTTAAAATAA
- a CDS encoding Slp family lipoprotein: MKRKITLFFTALCFGLTGCIAPPKGLEKERFSINSYREISPQDLTCHCKTVRLGGKIVNTTVLANQTKIEVLSLPVSSISGKPFVEFQSDGRFVVYFNGFVEPENLKERYITVGGQLVGTEKGKIEQADYTYPVVQADKYRIWTLSTTYNYPTDDWDEDDDWGFFRWRHRPWYVQPEIRYYLN, encoded by the coding sequence ATGAAAAGAAAAATAACCTTATTTTTTACCGCACTTTGTTTCGGATTAACGGGCTGTATTGCACCACCAAAAGGGTTAGAAAAAGAGCGATTCTCAATTAATTCCTATCGCGAGATTTCTCCGCAGGATTTAACCTGCCATTGTAAAACGGTTCGACTTGGAGGAAAAATTGTCAATACTACCGTTTTAGCAAATCAAACAAAAATTGAAGTGTTAAGTTTACCCGTATCATCAATTTCAGGTAAACCATTTGTTGAATTTCAATCCGATGGTCGCTTTGTCGTCTATTTCAACGGTTTTGTTGAGCCTGAAAATTTAAAAGAACGCTATATTACTGTAGGTGGGCAATTAGTTGGAACAGAGAAAGGCAAGATAGAACAAGCTGATTATACTTATCCTGTTGTTCAAGCTGATAAATATCGAATTTGGACACTCAGCACCACTTATAATTATCCAACAGATGATTGGGATGAAGACGATGATTGGGGATTTTTTAGATGGCGACATCGCCCTTGGTATGTTCAGCCTGAAATTCGCTATTATTTGAATTAA
- the trmJ gene encoding tRNA (cytosine(32)/uridine(32)-2'-O)-methyltransferase TrmJ encodes MLENIRIVLIETSHSGNIGSAARAMKTMGLTQLCLVSPKSVDEQSYALSAGAENIVKNARVVDSFDEAVDDCSLVIGTSARLRHLQNTLIEPRECAEKVVAYKGKIAIVFGRERIGLTNEELLKCHYHLNIPANPDYSSLNLAMAVQLVSYELRMAFLVQNNKKNSLSLIEKNYPTTDQLAYFFDYTERIYQSLGFIQNQGVMRKLKRLYYRAKLEKNELNILNGMLSAVEKRIDLTKENN; translated from the coding sequence ATGTTGGAAAATATTCGTATTGTTTTAATTGAAACTTCGCACAGTGGTAATATTGGTTCTGCGGCTAGAGCAATGAAAACGATGGGATTGACCCAGCTTTGTCTTGTTTCACCTAAATCTGTTGATGAACAATCTTATGCCCTTTCAGCTGGCGCAGAAAATATTGTAAAAAATGCTAGGGTTGTCGATAGTTTTGATGAAGCCGTCGATGATTGCTCTTTGGTAATTGGAACAAGTGCTCGCTTACGTCATTTACAAAATACATTGATCGAGCCTCGAGAATGCGCAGAGAAAGTTGTAGCGTATAAAGGCAAGATAGCTATTGTGTTTGGTCGTGAGCGTATTGGATTAACCAATGAAGAACTGCTGAAATGTCATTACCACTTGAATATTCCAGCGAATCCTGATTATTCTTCTTTAAATTTAGCAATGGCTGTGCAGCTGGTAAGTTATGAATTGCGTATGGCTTTCTTAGTTCAAAATAATAAGAAAAATTCACTTTCTTTAATAGAGAAAAACTATCCAACAACAGATCAGTTAGCTTATTTTTTTGACTACACAGAACGTATATATCAGTCTCTTGGATTTATTCAAAATCAAGGAGTTATGCGTAAATTAAAGCGTTTATACTATCGTGCAAAATTAGAGAAAAACGAATTAAATATTTTAAATGGTATGCTAAGTGCGGTTGAAAAACGAATTGATTTAACAAAAGAGAATAATTGA
- the tolB gene encoding Tol-Pal system beta propeller repeat protein TolB, which yields MKLLKRLVSVFAIVLTVGSNAFAGDEVRIVIDEGVDGARPIAVVPFAGSAPEDISKIVADDLRNSGKFNPIAVSQMPQRPTSAAEVNPEAWSNIGIDAIVIGQVVPSGNGYSITYQLIDTVGASGTPGTVLMQNSYTVTNKWLRYGAHTVSDEVFEKLTAIRGAFRTRIAYVVQKNGGSQPYEVRVADYDGYNQFIVNRSAQPIMSPAWSPDGQRLAYVSFENKKSQLVVQDLNSGTRKVVASFQGHNGAPAFSPDGSRLAFASSRDGVLNIYVMGANGGTPTQLTSGAGNNTEPAWSPDGNSILFTSDRSGSPQVYRMDASGGSATVVGGRGSAQISADGKTLVMINGNNNVVKQDLTTGVSEVLSTSFLGESPSLSPNGIMIIYSSTQGLGKVLQLVSADGRFKASLPGSDGQVKFPAWSPYLTK from the coding sequence ATGAAATTATTAAAACGTTTAGTGAGCGTATTCGCGATTGTACTTACTGTTGGAAGCAATGCATTCGCTGGCGATGAAGTACGCATTGTCATTGATGAAGGGGTTGATGGTGCACGTCCTATAGCTGTTGTGCCGTTTGCAGGATCTGCACCAGAAGATATTAGTAAAATTGTTGCAGATGATTTACGTAACAGTGGTAAGTTTAATCCTATTGCGGTGTCTCAAATGCCTCAACGCCCAACTTCAGCAGCAGAGGTAAATCCTGAGGCTTGGTCGAATATTGGAATTGACGCAATTGTAATTGGACAAGTGGTTCCATCGGGTAATGGTTATAGTATTACTTATCAATTAATTGATACGGTTGGTGCATCAGGTACGCCAGGGACTGTATTAATGCAAAATAGCTATACAGTGACAAATAAATGGTTACGCTATGGCGCACATACTGTGAGTGATGAAGTTTTTGAAAAATTAACTGCGATCCGCGGTGCCTTTAGAACTCGTATCGCTTATGTTGTGCAAAAAAATGGCGGTTCGCAACCTTATGAAGTTCGTGTAGCAGATTATGATGGCTATAATCAATTTATCGTCAATCGTAGTGCCCAACCAATTATGTCTCCAGCTTGGTCTCCAGACGGTCAGCGTTTGGCTTATGTATCGTTTGAAAATAAAAAATCACAACTTGTTGTACAGGATTTAAATTCTGGCACACGTAAAGTAGTGGCATCTTTTCAAGGGCATAATGGTGCGCCAGCCTTTTCGCCAGATGGTTCTCGTTTAGCTTTTGCTTCTTCTCGTGATGGTGTTCTGAATATTTACGTTATGGGAGCAAATGGCGGTACACCTACTCAATTGACGAGTGGTGCGGGTAATAATACTGAACCAGCGTGGTCGCCAGACGGAAATTCAATTTTATTTACATCCGATAGAAGTGGTTCGCCACAAGTTTATCGAATGGATGCAAGCGGTGGTAGTGCAACAGTAGTGGGTGGTCGCGGTAGCGCACAAATTAGTGCAGATGGAAAAACACTTGTGATGATTAATGGTAACAATAATGTAGTTAAACAAGATCTCACAACAGGCGTTTCAGAGGTACTTAGTACATCTTTTCTAGGCGAAAGCCCAAGCCTCTCTCCAAATGGAATTATGATTATTTATAGTTCTACACAGGGCTTAGGAAAGGTGCTACAATTGGTTTCCGCAGATGGTCGCTTTAAGGCGAGCCTTCCAGGAAGTGATGGTCAAGTTAAATTTCCAGCTTGGTCTCCATACTTAACTAAATAA
- the tolR gene encoding colicin uptake protein TolR, giving the protein MARRQRKAIKSEINIVPFLDVLLVLVLIFMATAPIISQSVQVELPDSVQSQEVSNEDKVPVILEVAGIGKYAISIGGERQEGLTEEMVTQLSRQEFDKDNNTLFLVGGAKEVPYEEVIKALNLLHLAGIKSVGLMTNPI; this is encoded by the coding sequence ATGGCTCGTCGTCAGCGTAAAGCAATTAAATCTGAAATTAATATTGTGCCTTTTTTAGATGTGCTTTTAGTTTTAGTGTTAATTTTTATGGCAACCGCCCCTATTATTAGTCAAAGCGTTCAAGTTGAATTGCCTGATTCTGTGCAAAGCCAAGAGGTTTCTAATGAAGATAAAGTCCCCGTCATTCTTGAAGTGGCAGGTATTGGAAAATATGCGATTTCTATTGGCGGAGAACGTCAAGAAGGTTTAACAGAAGAAATGGTTACTCAATTATCTAGACAGGAATTTGATAAGGATAATAATACGCTATTTTTAGTAGGCGGAGCTAAAGAAGTGCCTTATGAAGAAGTGATTAAGGCATTGAATTTACTTCATCTTGCAGGCATTAAATCTGTAGGTTTAATGACAAATCCCATTTAG
- the tolA gene encoding cell envelope integrity protein TolA: MQNNRQKKGINAFAISILLHFILFGLLILSSLYHTVEIMGGGEGEGDVIGAVIVDTGTAAQEWGRIQQQKKGQADKQKRPEPVVEEKPPEPNQEEIKHQQEVQRQEELKRQQEQQRQQEIKKQQEQARQEALEKQKQAEEAKAKQAAEAAKLKADAEAKRLAAAAKQAEEEAKAKAAEIAAQKAKQEAEAKAKLEAEAKAKAAAEAKAKAEAEAKAKADAEAKAKVEAEAKAKAAAEAKAKAEAEAKAKADAEAKAKAAAEAKAKAATEAKRKADQASLDDFLNGGDIGGGSASKGGNTNKGGTQGSGAALGSGDGGKVGDQYAGVIKKEIQRRFLKDPNFAGKVCRIKIQLGRDGTILGYQKISGSDDICSAALSAVARTKKVPAAPSDEIYEKYKSPIIDFDIR; encoded by the coding sequence GTGCAAAATAATCGACAAAAGAAAGGAATCAATGCTTTTGCTATTTCTATCCTTTTGCACTTTATCTTGTTTGGCTTATTGATTTTAAGTTCACTTTATCACACTGTTGAAATTATGGGTGGAGGAGAAGGTGAAGGAGATGTAATAGGGGCAGTGATTGTTGATACTGGTACGGCTGCTCAGGAATGGGGGCGTATTCAACAACAAAAAAAAGGGCAAGCGGATAAACAAAAACGCCCAGAACCTGTTGTGGAAGAAAAACCACCTGAGCCTAATCAAGAAGAGATTAAGCATCAACAAGAAGTTCAACGACAAGAAGAGTTAAAACGTCAGCAAGAACAGCAACGTCAGCAAGAAATCAAAAAACAACAAGAGCAAGCTCGTCAAGAAGCGTTGGAAAAACAGAAGCAAGCTGAAGAGGCTAAGGCTAAACAAGCGGCTGAAGCTGCAAAATTAAAAGCAGATGCAGAGGCTAAACGTTTAGCTGCTGCGGCAAAACAAGCTGAAGAAGAGGCTAAAGCGAAAGCAGCAGAAATTGCTGCTCAAAAAGCAAAACAAGAGGCGGAAGCTAAGGCGAAACTAGAAGCGGAAGCTAAGGCAAAAGCCGCTGCTGAAGCTAAAGCAAAGGCTGAAGCGGAGGCAAAAGCGAAAGCTGATGCAGAAGCTAAGGCTAAAGTAGAAGCGGAAGCTAAGGCAAAAGCCGCCGCTGAAGCTAAAGCAAAGGCTGAAGCGGAGGCAAAAGCTAAAGCTGATGCAGAAGCTAAAGCGAAAGCCGCTGCTGAGGCAAAAGCTAAAGCTGCTACGGAAGCGAAACGTAAAGCAGATCAAGCAAGCCTAGATGATTTCTTAAATGGCGGAGATATTGGTGGCGGCAGTGCATCTAAAGGGGGAAACACAAATAAAGGTGGAACTCAAGGTAGCGGTGCTGCACTTGGCTCTGGCGATGGTGGTAAGGTTGGGGATCAATACGCAGGTGTAATTAAGAAAGAGATTCAACGTCGTTTCTTAAAAGATCCAAATTTTGCAGGAAAGGTTTGTCGTATTAAAATTCAATTAGGTCGAGATGGCACAATCTTGGGGTATCAAAAAATTTCAGGCTCTGATGATATTTGTTCAGCTGCATTAAGTGCGGTGGCTAGAACGAAAAAAGTTCCAGCTGCGCCATCAGATGAAATTTATGAAAAATATAAATCACCAATTATTGACTTTGATATTCGATAA
- a CDS encoding ATP-dependent DNA helicase, with translation MDYENQIANIFSLNGELSQNIKGFRPRAEQLEMAYAVGKAIQNKSSLVIEAGTGTGKTFAYLAPALVFGKKTIISTGSKNLQDQLFNRDLPAIKKALNFTGKIALLKGRANYLCLERLDQVIAQGVLGDKSVLAELSKVRKWNNSTKTGDFTECIELAEDSPIIPQLTSTAESCLGTDCPNYSECYVASARKKALSADLVVINHHLFFADMAVKESGFGELIPNAEVIIFDEAHQLPDIASQYFGQSLTSRQLFDLCKDINIVYRTELKDMQQLGTTSDTLLKVVQDFRLLLGNGSNVRGNWRELYRQSAVKKSFELLQEKIDFLSEVIKLALGRSQTLDSIFERVESIKIQLKRLSETNIVGYCYWYEGNGRQFGLHITPLTVADKFGAQLEAKEAAWIFTSATLEVGGTFNHFCQRLGIENATQKILYSPFNYPEQSLLCVPRYLPNTNQVNTLNSLGEMLLPVIEANKGRCFVLCTSYSMMRGLAEYFRETSHLSILLQGETSKVKLLEQFIKETHSVLVATSSFWEGVDVRGDALSLVIIDKLPFTAPDEPLLKARIEDCRLQGGDPFNDIQIPEAVITLKQGVGRLIRDVTDRGVVIICDNRLVMRNYGETFLKSLPNSSRTRDLNKVIQFLQNK, from the coding sequence ATGGATTACGAAAATCAAATTGCCAATATTTTCTCACTAAATGGCGAATTAAGCCAAAATATCAAAGGTTTTCGTCCTCGAGCTGAACAACTTGAAATGGCATATGCTGTAGGTAAAGCAATTCAAAATAAATCTTCCCTTGTCATTGAAGCTGGAACGGGTACAGGAAAAACCTTTGCATATCTCGCACCTGCTTTAGTTTTTGGTAAAAAAACCATTATTTCTACAGGATCTAAAAATCTTCAAGATCAGCTTTTTAATCGAGATCTTCCTGCTATTAAAAAAGCCCTTAATTTCACGGGAAAAATTGCGTTGCTAAAAGGTCGGGCAAACTATCTTTGTTTAGAGCGTTTAGATCAAGTGATTGCTCAAGGTGTGCTTGGAGATAAGTCTGTTTTAGCTGAATTAAGTAAAGTACGAAAATGGAATAATAGTACTAAAACAGGCGATTTCACAGAATGTATCGAGCTTGCAGAAGATAGCCCAATTATTCCTCAACTGACGAGTACAGCTGAAAGTTGTTTAGGCACCGATTGCCCTAATTATTCAGAATGTTATGTAGCAAGTGCGCGTAAAAAAGCATTAAGTGCTGATTTGGTTGTAATTAATCATCATTTATTTTTTGCTGATATGGCTGTGAAAGAAAGTGGTTTTGGCGAACTCATTCCAAATGCAGAAGTGATTATTTTTGACGAAGCTCATCAGTTACCCGATATTGCCAGTCAATATTTTGGTCAATCTTTAACATCACGCCAGCTTTTTGATTTATGCAAGGATATTAATATTGTCTATCGCACAGAACTTAAAGATATGCAGCAGCTTGGCACAACATCTGATACCTTACTGAAAGTGGTACAAGATTTTCGTTTATTACTGGGTAATGGGAGTAATGTTCGAGGAAATTGGCGTGAGCTTTACAGGCAAAGTGCGGTGAAAAAATCCTTTGAATTATTACAAGAGAAAATAGATTTTTTATCTGAAGTAATTAAATTAGCACTTGGTCGTTCCCAAACTTTAGACAGTATTTTTGAGCGTGTTGAGTCCATTAAAATCCAACTCAAACGTTTATCAGAAACAAATATTGTGGGTTATTGTTATTGGTATGAAGGAAATGGTCGCCAGTTTGGTTTACATATTACGCCATTGACAGTGGCCGATAAATTTGGTGCTCAGCTCGAAGCGAAAGAAGCCGCTTGGATATTCACATCTGCGACATTAGAAGTGGGGGGAACTTTTAATCATTTCTGCCAACGTTTAGGCATTGAAAATGCGACACAAAAAATTTTATATAGTCCCTTTAATTATCCTGAACAATCTTTGCTTTGTGTGCCTCGATATTTGCCGAATACCAATCAAGTGAATACATTAAATTCACTAGGCGAAATGTTATTACCCGTGATTGAAGCAAACAAAGGGCGTTGTTTTGTTCTTTGCACTTCCTATTCAATGATGCGTGGTTTAGCTGAATATTTCCGTGAAACAAGTCATCTTTCGATTTTATTACAAGGCGAAACCTCAAAAGTCAAATTACTCGAACAATTTATAAAAGAAACGCATAGCGTTTTGGTGGCAACTTCTAGCTTTTGGGAAGGTGTAGATGTACGCGGCGATGCACTTTCTTTAGTCATTATTGATAAACTTCCCTTTACTGCACCAGATGAGCCTTTGTTGAAAGCTCGCATTGAGGATTGTCGTTTACAAGGTGGCGATCCATTCAATGATATTCAAATTCCTGAAGCGGTAATTACCTTGAAACAAGGCGTTGGACGTTTAATTCGTGATGTTACAGATCGTGGCGTTGTGATTATTTGTGATAATCGATTAGTAATGCGCAATTATGGCGAAACTTTTTTGAAAAGTTTACCTAACTCAAGTCGTACCCGTGATCTCAACAAAGTGATACAATTCTTACAAAATAAGTAA
- the iscR gene encoding Fe-S cluster assembly transcriptional regulator IscR produces the protein MKLTSKGRYAVTAVLDIALNADGGPVSLADISERQHISLSYLEQLFAKLRKDGLVKSVRGPGGGYQLGLPSEQISVGMIIAAVNENIHVTKCLGRENCKNGVECLTHELWEDLSLRIESFLNEITLAELVNKRNVKRQSHRDFSNLLVNQ, from the coding sequence ATGAAACTTACATCGAAAGGTCGTTATGCAGTTACAGCCGTTTTAGATATTGCTTTAAATGCAGATGGCGGGCCTGTAAGCCTTGCGGATATTTCTGAACGCCAACATATTTCCTTATCTTATTTAGAGCAACTTTTTGCTAAATTACGTAAAGATGGTTTAGTCAAAAGTGTTCGCGGGCCAGGAGGTGGTTATCAGTTAGGGCTACCAAGTGAACAAATTTCTGTAGGAATGATTATTGCGGCAGTAAATGAAAATATTCACGTAACGAAATGTCTGGGGCGTGAAAATTGTAAAAATGGTGTGGAATGTTTAACTCACGAACTTTGGGAAGATTTAAGTTTACGTATTGAAAGTTTTTTAAATGAGATTACGTTAGCAGAGCTGGTAAATAAGCGTAATGTAAAACGTCAATCTCATCGTGATTTTAGTAATTTATTAGTTAATCAATAA
- the pal gene encoding peptidoglycan-associated lipoprotein Pal has product MNKFVKSLLVAGSVAALAACSSSNNDAAGNGAAQTFGGYSVADLQQRYNTVYFGFDKYDITGEYVQILDAHAAYLNATPAAKVLVEGNTDERGTPEYNIALGQRRADAVKGYLAGKGVDAGKLGTVSYGEEKPAVLGHDEAAYSKNRRAVLAY; this is encoded by the coding sequence ATGAACAAATTTGTTAAATCATTATTAGTTGCAGGTTCTGTAGCTGCATTAGCAGCTTGTAGTTCATCTAACAACGATGCTGCAGGCAATGGTGCTGCTCAAACTTTTGGCGGTTACTCTGTTGCTGATCTTCAACAACGTTACAATACCGTTTATTTCGGTTTTGATAAATATGACATTACTGGTGAATACGTTCAAATCTTAGACGCACACGCTGCATATTTAAATGCAACGCCAGCTGCTAAAGTATTAGTAGAAGGTAACACTGATGAACGTGGTACACCAGAATACAACATCGCATTAGGCCAACGTCGTGCAGATGCAGTTAAAGGTTATTTGGCTGGTAAAGGTGTTGATGCTGGTAAATTAGGTACCGTATCTTACGGTGAAGAAAAACCTGCAGTATTAGGTCATGATGAAGCTGCATATTCTAAAAACCGTCGTGCAGTGTTAGCGTACTAA